Proteins encoded by one window of Candidatus Bathyarchaeota archaeon:
- a CDS encoding shikimate dehydrogenase: MGITGKTRVCAVIGDPIEHTLSPVIHNAAFDALKLDIVFLAFKVKPTEVGNAINGMRALNILGLNVTMPHKKAVIDQLDKLDQTAKFLNAVNTIRHKNGKLFGFNTDGVGALKALKENSVQPRGRKVLLLGAGGAARAIAYTLVKEADELVILNRTIKQAEELAKLLTKTQKKQVTGGALSPSLIQQHLQDSDILINATSVGMKPNANLSPVPPEFLRSNLAVMDIVYNPVETKLARDAKAAGAKVISGVEMLIYQGAASFEIWTGCKAPVEVMRKAALNHLQEAQTVDR, encoded by the coding sequence ATGGGTATAACTGGAAAAACCAGAGTTTGCGCTGTTATAGGCGACCCTATAGAGCACACTCTTAGTCCTGTAATTCATAATGCGGCATTTGACGCCTTAAAGTTAGACATCGTATTCTTAGCGTTTAAAGTGAAACCCACCGAAGTTGGAAACGCCATAAACGGAATGCGAGCCCTAAATATTCTGGGCTTAAACGTTACTATGCCCCATAAAAAAGCGGTTATAGATCAGCTCGATAAATTAGACCAGACTGCAAAGTTTCTAAACGCGGTTAATACAATTCGCCACAAGAACGGTAAACTCTTTGGTTTTAACACTGATGGTGTCGGTGCACTGAAAGCTCTAAAAGAAAATAGTGTGCAACCGCGAGGCAGAAAAGTTTTGTTGCTGGGAGCAGGCGGAGCGGCAAGAGCCATAGCATACACGTTAGTAAAAGAAGCCGATGAACTTGTAATTTTGAACAGAACCATTAAGCAAGCAGAAGAGTTAGCAAAGCTCCTGACCAAGACGCAAAAAAAGCAGGTCACTGGTGGAGCCCTATCACCAAGTCTGATTCAACAGCACCTTCAAGACTCTGACATCTTGATTAATGCAACATCGGTGGGGATGAAGCCGAATGCTAACTTAAGCCCAGTGCCACCTGAATTTCTGAGGTCAAACCTCGCAGTAATGGATATTGTTTACAATCCTGTTGAAACTAAACTGGCAAGGGACGCTAAAGCCGCAGGAGCCAAAGTCATAAGCGGTGTTGAAATGTTAATTTACCAAGGTGCGGCATCGTTTGAAATCTGGACAGGATGCAAAGCACCCGTCGAAGTTATGAGGAAAGCAGCGCTTAATCACTTACAGGAGGCACAGACAGTTGACAGATAA
- a CDS encoding aspartate kinase, which produces MVNGKKIVVKFGGSSLADHERLLKAVVAVVNEAKKGTKIAVVVSAMGKTTDVLMTTAKNTSNGKLEKKDLDDILSMGERTSIRLFSAALRSNGANSCYIDPIDSNWPIITDEAFQNANPVLKECKTKIRQCILPIIEQGTIPVIAGFIGKTKDGKVTTLGRGGSDTTAFLLADAIGADEIILVTDADGIMSGDPKIVANPQRLPEINVNTLVGLADSGAKFIHSKALKYKPKDINVKVINHAHGDLSKDGTIITGALASDLDAEIASAQPVAEITVIGDGLASSPKIIQEIVEKTRQHSQLLGMSMNSNSIILYVSQQPNLQPLLNDMHKITTSNKEALAMAVKKDLVLIKTSGVGLEETHGIIGRISEDLRLNGINISGILTITSSILLFVDWNEKEKALKLIKNALKTR; this is translated from the coding sequence ATGGTAAATGGCAAAAAAATTGTGGTTAAATTTGGTGGTTCAAGCTTAGCTGATCACGAGAGACTCTTAAAAGCGGTTGTTGCCGTGGTGAACGAAGCAAAAAAAGGCACAAAAATCGCCGTTGTTGTTTCCGCCATGGGCAAAACTACGGATGTGCTTATGACCACTGCAAAAAATACTTCGAATGGAAAACTGGAGAAGAAAGACTTAGATGACATCCTCTCGATGGGTGAGCGGACAAGCATACGCCTCTTCTCCGCTGCATTGAGAAGCAACGGGGCAAACTCCTGCTACATAGACCCCATAGACAGTAACTGGCCAATAATAACTGACGAAGCATTCCAAAACGCAAACCCTGTCCTCAAGGAATGCAAAACAAAAATCCGCCAATGCATCCTGCCCATCATCGAGCAAGGCACCATTCCAGTAATTGCAGGATTCATCGGCAAAACCAAAGACGGCAAAGTCACCACGCTTGGCAGAGGCGGAAGCGACACCACAGCATTCTTACTAGCTGACGCTATAGGTGCTGACGAAATAATACTTGTCACGGACGCAGATGGCATCATGTCAGGCGACCCTAAAATCGTCGCTAACCCGCAACGACTCCCAGAAATCAACGTTAACACATTGGTGGGCTTGGCAGATTCAGGAGCCAAATTCATCCACAGCAAAGCCCTCAAGTACAAACCAAAAGACATCAACGTTAAAGTAATCAACCACGCGCACGGCGACTTGAGCAAAGACGGCACCATAATCACCGGAGCCCTAGCAAGCGACCTCGACGCGGAAATAGCAAGCGCTCAGCCAGTTGCTGAAATAACTGTAATCGGAGACGGACTTGCATCCAGCCCAAAAATCATCCAAGAAATTGTGGAGAAAACACGCCAGCACTCGCAGCTTTTGGGCATGTCCATGAACTCAAACTCAATCATACTCTACGTTTCACAACAACCAAACCTACAACCACTGCTAAACGATATGCACAAAATAACTACTAGCAACAAAGAAGCCCTAGCCATGGCAGTCAAAAAAGACTTAGTCCTCATCAAAACAAGCGGAGTTGGGCTCGAAGAGACACACGGCATCATCGGCAGAATCAGCGAAGACTTAAGACTCAACGGCATAAACATCTCTGGCATACTCACCATAACCTCAAGCATTCTACTGTTTGTAGATTGGAACGAAAAAGAGAAAGCGCTAAAATTAATTAAAAACGCGCTTAAAACACGTTAA
- a CDS encoding pyridoxal phosphate-dependent aminotransferase, producing MLYEINEKALKLQSEGKKIIRLNLGDPDMATPPEIVDAAYAAMKAGKTKYSSSYGELKLRQKLAEIHDVKVENVVITPGSKWGIFATMFLMMKGGGNVIIPTPYWTAYDLTAKAIGANTKLLRTELENDWKVDLDKLEDMIDKDTRMIILNNPNNPTSKVIDPETLDGIVEIANKKGITILSDEVYGTIAFTRTKSILEYDGDCRHILSNGFSKTFTMTGWRIGYIIANKMLVDNITKLNQITINNVPVFIQEAALKGLEIQQQLSTDIKEEYEERAKMASKILSEAGLSFSKPDAPFYVFPKRPGLDSERFALDLLDKGVAVAPGTAFGDYREHFRISLTAPREEIKEGLVKISEALG from the coding sequence ATGCTATATGAAATAAACGAGAAAGCCCTAAAACTTCAAAGTGAAGGAAAAAAGATAATTCGATTAAACCTTGGTGACCCAGACATGGCTACGCCGCCTGAGATAGTGGACGCTGCGTATGCGGCTATGAAAGCTGGGAAAACCAAGTATTCATCCTCTTACGGCGAGCTAAAACTCAGGCAAAAACTTGCTGAAATCCACGATGTTAAAGTTGAGAACGTGGTTATTACGCCTGGTTCTAAATGGGGCATATTCGCTACTATGTTCTTGATGATGAAGGGCGGCGGTAACGTCATTATTCCGACTCCTTACTGGACAGCTTACGATTTGACAGCCAAAGCCATTGGCGCAAATACCAAACTGTTGCGAACCGAGCTTGAGAACGACTGGAAAGTTGACCTTGACAAGCTCGAAGACATGATTGACAAGGACACCCGCATGATAATACTCAACAATCCAAACAACCCCACAAGCAAGGTCATTGACCCCGAAACACTTGATGGCATAGTTGAAATCGCAAACAAGAAGGGCATCACCATCCTCTCTGATGAGGTTTACGGTACTATCGCATTCACGAGGACTAAAAGCATCCTTGAATACGACGGCGACTGCAGGCATATACTCTCAAACGGCTTTTCTAAAACCTTCACCATGACTGGCTGGCGCATCGGCTACATAATCGCCAACAAAATGCTAGTCGACAACATAACTAAACTCAACCAAATCACCATAAACAACGTGCCGGTGTTCATTCAGGAGGCAGCCTTAAAAGGACTTGAAATACAACAGCAACTATCAACAGACATAAAAGAAGAGTACGAGGAACGGGCAAAGATGGCAAGTAAAATCTTAAGCGAAGCAGGGCTCTCCTTCTCAAAACCTGACGCGCCATTCTACGTGTTCCCAAAGCGTCCAGGCTTAGACTCTGAAAGGTTCGCTTTAGATCTGCTTGACAAAGGCGTGGCTGTTGCTCCGGGCACAGCGTTTGGCGATTACAGAGAGCACTTTAGAATTTCCTTGACTGCGCCAAGAGAAGAAATAAAGGAAGGTTTGGTTAAAATTAGTGAGGCTCTTGGATGA
- a CDS encoding 3-dehydroquinate synthase II translates to MKELWIEIPKTSPKEKERLLSLAHENADVVIENSQASNRAGILDLTFLPELNEKKIAQLKSEGKKTAFQVSIQGKDDENKAAKAAELGVDYVIINCLDWRVIPLENLIAKSRGKSKLFAEVNTAEDAKVVLEVLELGTDGVLLKTSDPEEMLKTVAVVKPETLKLDMAIAKITSTKPISTGARVCVDTCDMMSPGEGMLVGSQSAGLFLVEAEVHENPYVASRPFRVNAGSLSMYTLGTLQTTRYLSELKAGEEVIIVNREGKTRKTNVGRVKIEIRPLILIEAEVEGKIIKTILQNAETIRLVTPKASKPVTELKPNDEVLVHLAAKGGRHFGISVPEETVIEK, encoded by the coding sequence TTGAAGGAACTCTGGATTGAAATCCCCAAGACTTCGCCGAAAGAAAAAGAAAGGTTACTTAGTCTTGCTCATGAAAACGCGGATGTGGTCATAGAAAACAGTCAAGCCAGCAACCGCGCTGGAATACTTGACCTTACTTTTCTGCCAGAGTTAAATGAGAAAAAGATTGCCCAGCTAAAGAGTGAGGGCAAAAAAACCGCTTTTCAAGTAAGCATACAAGGCAAGGATGATGAGAACAAGGCAGCTAAAGCCGCAGAACTCGGCGTTGACTACGTAATCATAAACTGTCTTGATTGGCGAGTTATTCCGCTTGAAAACTTGATTGCGAAAAGTAGGGGAAAGAGCAAACTCTTTGCCGAAGTTAATACGGCTGAAGACGCCAAGGTGGTTCTGGAAGTTTTAGAGCTTGGAACCGACGGCGTGTTGCTCAAGACCAGCGACCCAGAGGAGATGCTCAAAACAGTCGCTGTGGTAAAGCCTGAAACACTAAAACTTGACATGGCAATCGCCAAAATCACTTCCACAAAACCCATCAGCACAGGAGCCCGCGTCTGCGTCGACACATGCGACATGATGAGCCCCGGCGAAGGCATGCTTGTTGGCAGCCAAAGCGCAGGCTTATTTTTGGTGGAAGCGGAAGTGCACGAGAACCCTTACGTAGCATCACGACCATTCAGGGTAAACGCTGGTTCGCTGTCCATGTACACGCTCGGCACCTTGCAGACCACAAGGTACCTCTCTGAGTTAAAAGCTGGAGAAGAAGTCATAATCGTTAACCGAGAAGGAAAAACACGCAAAACAAACGTGGGACGCGTAAAAATCGAAATCCGACCTCTCATCCTAATTGAAGCCGAAGTGGAAGGCAAAATCATCAAAACCATACTTCAGAATGCTGAAACCATACGCTTAGTCACGCCTAAAGCCTCAAAACCCGTTACGGAACTAAAACCAAACGATGAAGTCTTAGTGCATTTAGCGGCTAAGGGAGGGCGACACTTCGGCATCAGCGTGCCTGAAGAAACGGTGATTGAAAAGTGA
- a CDS encoding type I 3-dehydroquinate dehydratase — MIARICVSILPKTNEEALSLIEKAEKAKADFIEVRLDCLETSRNLKDLAKSTKTPLIATNKLKSEQGFFSGTQTQRQETLLNAAKNGFEYVDVDLPSQKHKETINQLKQLGAKPIASYHKFDGALSASEMEKILAEEIASGASVCKIITTATKAQDNLTALNFVASASSKAKLVCFCMGGQGKISRLLSPLFGAFFTFASLEVGSQTATGQMSISEMRTAYSLLGMK, encoded by the coding sequence GTGATTGCGAGAATCTGTGTTTCGATTCTCCCAAAAACTAACGAAGAAGCGCTAAGCCTCATTGAAAAAGCAGAAAAAGCCAAAGCTGACTTCATCGAAGTGAGGCTTGATTGCCTTGAAACTTCTCGAAACCTCAAAGACCTTGCCAAAAGCACAAAAACCCCATTAATCGCCACAAATAAACTCAAAAGCGAACAGGGCTTCTTCTCTGGAACACAAACCCAGCGGCAGGAAACATTGTTGAACGCAGCGAAAAACGGTTTCGAGTACGTTGACGTTGACCTTCCAAGCCAAAAGCATAAAGAAACAATTAACCAACTAAAGCAGTTAGGTGCAAAACCAATCGCTTCCTACCACAAATTTGACGGCGCATTAAGTGCCTCAGAGATGGAAAAGATACTAGCCGAAGAGATTGCCAGCGGAGCCAGCGTATGCAAAATTATTACAACAGCAACCAAAGCCCAAGACAACCTGACTGCACTAAACTTTGTCGCCTCCGCCTCGAGCAAGGCTAAGTTGGTTTGTTTCTGCATGGGCGGACAGGGCAAAATCTCAAGGCTGCTTTCGCCGTTGTTTGGTGCATTCTTCACTTTCGCCTCACTTGAGGTGGGCAGTCAAACCGCCACGGGGCAGATGAGCATTAGCGAAATGAGGACTGCTTACAGTCTGTTGGGAATGAAATAA
- a CDS encoding 2-amino-3,7-dideoxy-D-threo-hept-6-ulosonate synthase, producing MNGKTRRLKRIMQKDNRTVIVPMDHGVTIGPVQGITNMQNITNQLIKGKVDAILVHKGIAKSIDVDGAGLIVMLSGMSNLSPNINSKVQVCSVQEAIRLGADAVSVHVNVGAQDEDKMLRNLGKVSDECETYGMPLLAMMYPRGPKIQSEHEVTVVAHAARIGAELGADIIKTNYTGNIDSFKTVIESCPAPVVIAGGPKCKSLEEILQTTHDSMKAGAAGLSIGRNVFQCEKPTQIARALHAIVHEGASVEQALKILGEKA from the coding sequence ATGAATGGAAAAACACGCAGATTAAAAAGAATCATGCAAAAAGACAACCGAACAGTAATCGTGCCAATGGATCACGGTGTCACCATAGGGCCCGTGCAAGGCATAACTAACATGCAAAACATAACCAACCAACTCATCAAAGGAAAAGTGGATGCTATCCTTGTCCACAAAGGCATAGCAAAAAGCATCGACGTGGACGGCGCAGGCTTAATCGTTATGCTCTCAGGCATGTCAAACCTTAGCCCAAACATAAACAGCAAAGTCCAAGTTTGCTCTGTACAAGAAGCCATACGCCTAGGCGCAGACGCCGTGTCCGTACATGTCAACGTTGGGGCACAGGACGAAGACAAAATGCTCCGCAACCTCGGAAAAGTCTCAGACGAATGCGAAACTTACGGAATGCCGCTGTTGGCCATGATGTACCCGAGGGGACCAAAAATCCAAAGTGAACACGAAGTAACCGTTGTCGCGCACGCCGCACGAATCGGCGCAGAACTTGGCGCAGACATAATCAAAACAAACTACACAGGCAACATAGACTCCTTCAAAACAGTCATCGAAAGCTGCCCCGCACCCGTGGTAATCGCAGGAGGACCAAAATGCAAATCACTAGAGGAAATCTTGCAAACTACCCATGACTCCATGAAAGCTGGCGCGGCAGGGCTATCCATCGGACGCAACGTCTTCCAATGCGAAAAACCAACCCAAATAGCGAGAGCACTACATGCTATCGTTCATGAAGGCGCATCCGTGGAGCAAGCGCTAAAAATTCTCGGTGAAAAAGCTTGA
- a CDS encoding chorismate mutase — translation MDDIAKLRKRIDEIDDQILLALCERVKVCKAIGDLKKSQGMPIKDVYRENEVYKRISEKAAELGLDKGQVEAVYREIVNMCSAVQE, via the coding sequence ATGGATGACATCGCAAAGTTGAGGAAGCGTATAGATGAAATTGATGACCAAATCCTTTTGGCGCTTTGTGAGAGGGTGAAAGTTTGCAAAGCCATCGGGGACTTGAAAAAAAGTCAGGGCATGCCGATTAAGGATGTATATAGGGAAAATGAGGTTTACAAGCGTATTAGCGAAAAAGCCGCTGAATTAGGCCTAGATAAAGGTCAAGTTGAGGCGGTTTACCGCGAAATAGTTAATATGTGCAGTGCTGTTCAAGAGTGA
- the aroC gene encoding chorismate synthase yields MAGNSIGKEFTITTFGESHGKVVGVVVDGCPAGLPLTEADFQEELDRRIPTEPKIVSARVEKDTAKILSGVFNGFTTGAPIALTVENKETKSSDYEAIKDLPRPGHSDYPAHVRYGGFNDYRGGGRFSGRVTVALIMAGTIAKKLLGRYNIDVLAYTVAIGNIKSDKRFSAQEIRKNRYEAATRCPDLACAEKMEEAIVTAKREGDSLGGIVECIALNMPVGIGEPLFDSLDADLAKMLFCIPAVKGVEFGSGFAAAGMRGSEDNDAFLIKNGKVVTSTEHAGGILGGLSSGMPIRIKVAIKPTPSISKQQKTVNICSMEEATLSVKGRHDPCVVPKAVPVVEATVAITLADHLLRSGFIPKVLKEH; encoded by the coding sequence TTGGCGGGAAATTCGATAGGTAAAGAATTCACAATAACCACTTTCGGGGAAAGCCACGGCAAAGTCGTAGGAGTAGTCGTGGACGGCTGCCCCGCAGGCTTACCGCTCACAGAAGCCGATTTTCAAGAAGAGCTTGACCGCAGAATTCCAACAGAGCCAAAGATTGTTTCCGCAAGAGTCGAAAAAGACACTGCCAAAATCCTAAGCGGCGTTTTTAACGGTTTCACAACTGGTGCGCCCATCGCTTTGACGGTTGAGAATAAGGAGACAAAGTCCAGCGATTACGAAGCCATCAAAGACCTGCCAAGACCTGGGCACTCTGATTATCCAGCACACGTCAGATACGGAGGCTTTAATGACTATCGCGGTGGCGGACGCTTCTCAGGTAGAGTCACCGTGGCGCTCATCATGGCTGGCACCATAGCCAAAAAGCTGCTGGGTAGATACAACATTGACGTTCTAGCTTACACTGTGGCAATTGGCAACATTAAAAGTGATAAACGGTTTAGCGCTCAGGAAATCCGCAAAAACCGTTACGAGGCAGCGACCCGTTGCCCCGATTTGGCGTGCGCAGAAAAGATGGAAGAAGCCATAGTCACCGCGAAAAGAGAAGGCGATAGCCTAGGCGGTATAGTTGAATGCATCGCGCTGAACATGCCTGTAGGGATTGGCGAGCCATTGTTCGACTCGTTAGATGCTGACTTAGCAAAGATGCTGTTCTGTATTCCCGCTGTGAAAGGTGTCGAGTTTGGCTCAGGCTTTGCAGCCGCTGGAATGCGAGGTTCAGAAGACAACGACGCTTTTCTCATCAAAAACGGGAAAGTTGTCACCTCAACCGAGCACGCAGGCGGAATTCTCGGCGGCTTATCAAGCGGCATGCCCATACGGATAAAAGTGGCAATTAAGCCCACGCCGTCCATAAGCAAGCAACAGAAAACCGTTAACATCTGCTCAATGGAAGAAGCTACTCTGAGTGTAAAGGGCAGACATGACCCCTGCGTAGTTCCAAAGGCAGTGCCAGTAGTCGAAGCCACGGTTGCCATAACTTTAGCTGACCACCTGCTCCGTTCAGGTTTCATACCGAAGGTTCTCAAGGAGCATTAA
- a CDS encoding shikimate kinase produces MTDKATAIAHGAATIINAIALGKGAAFGVDLWTKAEVKLTNEPNIIKAEITDDPSEGTLLIEKTVFRVLQHFNLEKNFGAQVKTKSNIPIARGLKSSSVAANAVALATTAALGKKLSDLEIVKIGVEAAFDAKVTITGAFDDACASYFGGAVITDNINREIIKHLSLPQDLVVLFHVPIQKAYTANSNVKRLQTVKPLVQVAFDAALNGKVWEALTLNGLIYSAASNLPTPLIVDTLEAGAVAAGLCGKGPAVTVVVSKDNVDSVKATMAKYEGEILQAQLNQEKAKVL; encoded by the coding sequence TTGACAGATAAAGCTACAGCTATTGCTCACGGCGCAGCCACAATCATTAACGCGATTGCCTTGGGGAAAGGTGCCGCTTTCGGGGTTGATTTGTGGACTAAAGCAGAAGTGAAACTTACCAACGAACCCAACATAATCAAAGCAGAGATAACTGATGACCCAAGCGAGGGCACACTCTTAATAGAAAAAACCGTTTTCAGAGTCCTGCAACATTTCAATTTAGAAAAAAACTTTGGTGCCCAAGTAAAAACCAAGTCAAACATCCCCATCGCACGAGGACTCAAAAGCAGCAGTGTAGCTGCAAACGCCGTTGCTCTTGCAACTACAGCGGCGCTTGGCAAAAAACTCAGTGATTTAGAGATTGTGAAAATTGGGGTTGAAGCGGCTTTTGATGCGAAAGTCACAATTACAGGCGCGTTTGATGATGCTTGTGCCTCATATTTTGGTGGAGCCGTAATTACTGATAACATTAACCGAGAAATAATTAAGCACTTGTCTTTGCCGCAAGATTTGGTTGTGCTCTTCCATGTACCCATCCAGAAAGCTTACACTGCGAACTCCAATGTGAAACGACTACAGACAGTTAAGCCTCTAGTGCAGGTCGCTTTCGATGCGGCGCTCAATGGCAAAGTTTGGGAAGCTCTAACGTTAAACGGGTTAATCTATTCAGCAGCATCCAACCTTCCTACTCCACTTATCGTTGACACATTGGAAGCTGGAGCTGTGGCGGCTGGACTCTGCGGTAAAGGACCTGCAGTGACTGTGGTGGTTTCAAAGGATAATGTTGATTCCGTGAAAGCTACAATGGCAAAATACGAGGGCGAGATTTTGCAGGCGCAGTTAAATCAGGAGAAAGCCAAGGTGCTCTAA
- a CDS encoding prephenate dehydrogenase/arogenate dehydrogenase family protein has product MKIAVIGAGKMGVWFARFFQSKGYTVTLADRKQEKLSKLRKELQVVTTTDFKKAVQGADQILLSVSISAFEEVVKAISPAVCKGQVVMDVCSIKETPVTIMHKYIKDGLVLGTHPVFGPGSNGVKHKAYVLTPTNSKEQEFAEQFKQWLEKEEAHVFVMTPKKHDELMSVVLGLPHFLGLVACETLLEQKNLAETKKVAGTTYRMLFTLAEATALETPDLYANLQMNLPELNKIEDQFMSKAQEWLSLIKAKDSNAIVERMEQLKKKLMACDSDFEKSYEVMYKMLESTEK; this is encoded by the coding sequence ATGAAAATTGCCGTCATCGGCGCGGGAAAGATGGGTGTTTGGTTCGCCCGATTTTTTCAATCCAAAGGTTACACTGTAACTTTAGCTGATAGAAAACAAGAAAAACTTTCTAAACTAAGAAAAGAATTACAAGTTGTCACTACCACTGATTTTAAGAAGGCAGTCCAAGGTGCCGACCAAATCCTGCTTTCTGTATCGATAAGTGCTTTTGAAGAAGTTGTCAAAGCAATCAGCCCAGCCGTCTGCAAAGGCCAAGTTGTTATGGATGTTTGCTCAATCAAAGAAACCCCCGTTACCATCATGCATAAGTACATCAAAGACGGCTTGGTTTTGGGGACGCATCCTGTTTTTGGTCCAGGAAGCAACGGCGTCAAACACAAAGCCTACGTCCTCACTCCAACCAACAGCAAAGAGCAAGAGTTCGCTGAGCAATTCAAACAGTGGCTGGAAAAAGAAGAAGCGCATGTTTTTGTCATGACGCCAAAAAAACATGATGAGTTAATGTCTGTTGTTTTGGGTTTGCCTCACTTTTTGGGTTTAGTTGCATGTGAAACGTTGCTTGAACAAAAAAATCTGGCTGAGACAAAAAAAGTCGCAGGCACCACCTACCGCATGCTCTTCACGTTGGCAGAAGCCACGGCACTGGAAACACCTGACCTCTATGCAAACCTGCAGATGAACCTGCCTGAACTGAACAAAATTGAAGACCAATTTATGAGTAAAGCCCAAGAATGGCTCAGCCTAATAAAAGCTAAAGACTCCAACGCCATAGTCGAGCGAATGGAACAGCTAAAGAAGAAGCTGATGGCTTGTGACAGCGACTTTGAGAAATCCTACGAAGTCATGTATAAAATGCTGGAATCGACCGAAAAATAA
- the aroA gene encoding 3-phosphoshikimate 1-carboxyvinyltransferase gives MANVTIKKTERLSGQICAPPSKSYTQRMVIASVLAQGASKVSNPLLSEDTEATLRAVSALGAKVKKSENCWIIDGTQKLKGAEEPIDCGESGATLRFMIPVAALASGSSTLVFGGSLERRPVEPLLLSLKQLGAEAHVEKVGSKDAVFVQGGGILGGKTSIPGDVSSQFLSGLMFACPRARADTEITLTSGLESADYVKMTEAVLSKHAITIGVQDKRIVIPANQTYKATDDKVPGDFSSAAFLLAAAAITNSKVQVSNLDYESVQGDKAILSILKQMGVNGKVCKDSVEIEGSGGLLEPIKVDAKNIPDLVPAIAVLACYAKGTSRIFGAKRLRLKESDRLRSLYSELGKMGAQIIMDDDSLTVNGGCQLHGALIDPHNDHRIAMACAVASLGAEGTTTIQDAHCVRKSYPQFFTHLKQIGADVVGGKFDR, from the coding sequence ATGGCAAATGTAACCATCAAAAAAACTGAGAGGTTAAGCGGTCAGATTTGTGCGCCACCTTCCAAATCTTACACGCAAAGAATGGTCATTGCCTCAGTACTCGCTCAGGGCGCTTCTAAAGTTTCCAATCCCCTGTTGTCTGAGGATACGGAAGCTACGTTACGCGCTGTTTCTGCATTGGGCGCAAAAGTAAAAAAAAGCGAGAACTGCTGGATAATAGACGGCACACAGAAGCTCAAGGGTGCAGAAGAACCGATTGACTGCGGTGAGTCAGGCGCTACATTGCGTTTCATGATTCCCGTGGCTGCGTTGGCTTCTGGCTCTTCGACGTTGGTGTTTGGGGGTTCTCTTGAGAGGCGACCAGTTGAGCCGTTACTTTTAAGCCTCAAACAACTGGGTGCAGAAGCCCACGTTGAAAAAGTAGGGAGTAAGGACGCTGTCTTCGTACAAGGCGGCGGAATCTTGGGCGGCAAAACATCGATTCCCGGTGATGTCAGTTCACAGTTCCTTTCAGGTTTAATGTTTGCTTGCCCTAGGGCTAGGGCGGATACTGAAATAACGTTAACTTCAGGGTTGGAGTCGGCGGATTACGTTAAAATGACCGAGGCAGTTCTTTCCAAGCACGCAATCACCATAGGAGTACAAGACAAGCGTATAGTTATTCCAGCTAACCAAACCTACAAGGCAACAGATGACAAAGTCCCAGGCGACTTCTCCTCCGCAGCGTTTCTCCTTGCTGCCGCAGCTATAACCAACTCGAAAGTCCAAGTAAGCAACCTTGACTACGAGAGCGTTCAAGGCGACAAGGCAATCTTGAGTATCCTAAAGCAGATGGGTGTCAACGGCAAAGTCTGCAAAGACAGCGTTGAAATAGAGGGGTCAGGCGGTTTGCTTGAGCCGATTAAGGTTGACGCCAAAAATATTCCTGACCTTGTTCCAGCAATCGCGGTTCTTGCGTGTTATGCGAAGGGCACCTCTAGGATTTTTGGGGCTAAACGGTTGCGGCTCAAAGAGTCAGATAGGTTGAGGTCTCTTTATTCTGAGCTTGGAAAAATGGGTGCGCAAATAATTATGGATGATGATAGTTTAACCGTGAATGGCGGTTGCCAGTTGCATGGAGCGCTCATCGACCCTCATAATGACCATCGTATCGCGATGGCTTGCGCTGTTGCCTCTTTAGGTGCAGAAGGCACGACCACTATACAAGATGCCCATTGTGTTCGAAAGTCTTATCCGCAGTTCTTCACTCATTTAAAACAAATAGGAGCTGATGTAGTTGGCGGGAAATTCGATAGGTAA